In Dyella terrae, one DNA window encodes the following:
- a CDS encoding intermembrane transport protein PqiB: protein MTDEVKPGNSDLPEPVVHKPRVNASLVWLVPIVAALVGLSLVIHAWMQAGPTISISFQSAEGLDPGKTPVKYKNVVIGRVNAVRLSEDRSHVVAKVSLEKSAEGFATADTRFWVVRPRIGLGGVSGIDTLLSGAFIGADVGESKESRSDFTGLENPPAVTHGAPGKSFMLHTDDLGSLDIGSPVYYRRIQVGRVVTYQLDKDGKGVSLQIFVDGPNDQFVSNATRFWNASGVDVSVGADGVKLNTQSLATVLAGGVAFQSPMGPHDETPARENAEFRLFGDQATAMAPPDGEPKYIRMRFDQSLRGLKVDAPVEFLGIPFGRVVSVNLDFDEKKQTFPVVVGAVVYPQRLGKAHDKLVALAKARGDDAELSQMMGKLVEHGLRAQARSGNLLTGQLYIALDFLPKAPKVAYDPTAKPLEIPTVPGSFDKLQEQMAEIVDKIQKIPFDSIGRNLDQTLAELHTTLKKVNGDVLPEVKTTLKGAQETLGNANTALSPDSPLQQNLGGSLQEMQRAARSLRVLTDYLGSHPDALLRGRKADPVPLEAPAASQPPAAKNQGSKP from the coding sequence ATGACCGATGAAGTGAAGCCAGGGAACAGCGATCTACCGGAGCCGGTAGTCCACAAGCCGCGCGTCAACGCGTCGCTGGTGTGGCTGGTGCCGATCGTGGCGGCCCTCGTGGGCCTGTCGTTGGTGATCCACGCCTGGATGCAGGCCGGCCCCACCATCTCCATCAGCTTCCAGAGCGCTGAAGGCCTGGATCCGGGCAAGACGCCGGTGAAGTACAAGAACGTGGTGATCGGCCGCGTCAACGCCGTGCGCCTGAGCGAAGACCGCAGCCACGTGGTGGCCAAGGTGTCGCTGGAGAAGAGTGCCGAAGGGTTCGCGACGGCCGATACGCGCTTCTGGGTGGTGCGTCCGCGCATTGGCCTGGGTGGCGTGTCCGGCATCGATACCTTGCTGTCGGGCGCTTTCATCGGCGCCGATGTGGGCGAGTCGAAGGAAAGCCGCAGCGACTTCACCGGCCTGGAAAACCCGCCCGCCGTGACGCACGGCGCGCCCGGCAAGAGCTTCATGCTGCACACCGACGACCTGGGCTCGCTCGATATCGGCTCGCCGGTGTACTACCGCCGAATCCAGGTGGGTCGTGTGGTGACCTATCAGTTGGACAAGGACGGCAAGGGCGTGTCCCTGCAGATCTTCGTCGACGGCCCGAATGACCAGTTCGTTTCCAACGCCACGCGCTTCTGGAATGCCAGTGGCGTGGACGTGTCGGTGGGTGCCGATGGCGTGAAGCTCAATACCCAGTCGCTGGCCACCGTGCTGGCCGGTGGCGTTGCGTTCCAGTCGCCCATGGGGCCGCATGACGAGACGCCGGCCAGGGAAAATGCCGAGTTCCGCCTGTTCGGCGACCAGGCCACGGCGATGGCGCCGCCGGATGGCGAGCCGAAGTACATCCGCATGCGCTTCGATCAGTCGCTGCGCGGGCTGAAGGTCGATGCACCGGTGGAGTTCCTGGGTATTCCGTTCGGCCGCGTGGTGTCGGTGAACCTCGACTTTGACGAGAAGAAACAGACGTTCCCGGTGGTCGTGGGCGCTGTGGTTTATCCGCAGCGACTGGGCAAGGCGCATGACAAGCTGGTCGCGCTGGCCAAAGCGCGCGGTGATGACGCCGAGCTGTCGCAGATGATGGGCAAGCTGGTCGAGCACGGCCTGCGCGCACAGGCGCGGTCGGGCAACCTGCTCACCGGCCAGCTCTATATCGCGCTGGACTTCCTGCCCAAGGCGCCGAAGGTGGCGTACGACCCGACGGCCAAGCCGCTGGAAATCCCGACGGTGCCGGGCAGCTTCGACAAGTTGCAGGAACAGATGGCCGAAATTGTCGACAAGATCCAGAAGATCCCGTTCGACAGCATCGGCCGCAACCTCGACCAGACCCTGGCGGAACTGCATACGACCCTGAAGAAGGTCAACGGCGACGTGCTGCCGGAGGTGAAGACCACGCTCAAGGGTGCGCAGGAGACGCTGGGCAATGCGAACACGGCGCTGTCGCCGGATTCGCCGCTGCAGCAGAACCTCGGCGGCAGCCTGCAGGAAATGCAGCGCGCCGCCCGTTCGCTGCGCGTGTTGACCGATTACCTGGGCAGCCACCCGGATGCGCTGCTGCGCGGTCGCAAGGCCGATCCGGTGCCGCTGGAGGCGCCTGCCGCCAGCCAGCCGCCCGCCGCCAAGAACCAAGGGAGCAAGCCATGA
- a CDS encoding RNA polymerase sigma factor translates to MIERNHQQHFEPLLREHRRLIAKVASVYARGSEDRRDLEQEICVQLWRAFPAFDPARAKFSTWLYRIALNVAISQVRRVASRDDSRFEPLDVHHLETIGGDAAPEQDERLVALYAFIEELDPLNRALILLYLEDRSYAEMADVLGISETNVATKIGRIKQKLRSQMAATEA, encoded by the coding sequence ATGATCGAACGGAACCACCAGCAGCATTTCGAACCACTGCTACGCGAGCATCGACGCCTGATCGCCAAGGTCGCCAGTGTCTATGCCCGCGGCAGCGAGGATCGGCGCGACCTGGAGCAGGAAATCTGCGTGCAGTTGTGGCGCGCCTTCCCGGCCTTCGATCCGGCGCGGGCGAAGTTTTCGACGTGGCTGTATCGCATTGCCCTGAATGTGGCCATTTCGCAGGTGCGGAGGGTGGCCTCACGTGACGATTCACGTTTCGAGCCGCTGGACGTGCATCACCTGGAAACCATCGGTGGCGATGCTGCACCGGAACAGGATGAGCGGCTTGTGGCGCTCTACGCCTTCATCGAAGAACTCGATCCGCTCAATCGCGCGCTGATCCTGCTTTACCTCGAAGACCGCAGTTATGCGGAGATGGCGGACGTGCTCGGCATCAGCGAAACCAATGTCGCGACCAAGATCGGTCGCATCAAACAAAAGCTGCGCAGCCAGATGGCGGCGACGGAGGCATGA
- a CDS encoding PqiC family protein, with protein MIHKGIRILALGTVIGLCACGGSAPVRYYTLVPPVGGEVATATGAAIPATPASFQFELLPVGVPAQADQPSLVVRQGGQGVAVLDGERWIAPLGDEVRNALSADLAAQLHSQDVTGLASTGKPVARIKVDLRRFDSVPGSYAMIDAAWSVRMLKGDGVIACTSRIQQNVGTTYESVVQGHQRALAELATQIATAAVPLAAGQSASCPAS; from the coding sequence ATGATCCACAAGGGAATCCGTATCCTGGCCCTGGGTACCGTGATCGGGCTGTGTGCCTGCGGCGGTTCGGCACCGGTGCGCTACTACACGCTGGTCCCGCCGGTGGGCGGCGAAGTGGCCACGGCCACCGGTGCGGCCATACCCGCCACGCCCGCGTCGTTCCAGTTCGAGCTGCTGCCGGTCGGCGTGCCGGCCCAGGCCGACCAGCCGTCGCTGGTCGTGCGCCAAGGCGGGCAGGGCGTGGCGGTGCTCGATGGCGAGCGCTGGATCGCGCCGCTGGGCGACGAGGTGCGTAACGCCTTGTCGGCCGACCTGGCCGCCCAGCTGCACAGCCAGGACGTGACGGGCCTGGCGTCGACGGGCAAGCCGGTCGCGCGGATCAAGGTGGACCTGCGGCGTTTCGACTCGGTGCCGGGCAGCTACGCCATGATCGACGCGGCCTGGAGCGTGCGCATGCTCAAGGGTGACGGCGTGATTGCCTGCACCAGCCGGATCCAGCAGAACGTCGGCACCACGTATGAATCCGTGGTCCAGGGGCATCAGCGTGCCCTGGCCGAGCTGGCGACGCAGATCGCCACGGCGGCCGTGCCCCTGGCTGCGGGCCAGTCCGCGTCCTGTCCCGCCAGTTAA
- a CDS encoding paraquat-inducible protein A, translated as MSDVLPRASELGVIGCHVCGLVCKDIGVDGAHCPRCHSALHYRKAASYSRTWALLIAAFVLYIPANVLPIMRTVSLGDVDDNTILSGVVELWVKGSPDLAIIVFTASIMVPMLKFFALVTLLWSSHRSSTWARQQRSKLYRLVELIGYWSMLDVFVVALLTALVQFGLLSRVEPLPGVIFFGLTVVLTMFASMSFDPRLIWDGRESDDR; from the coding sequence ATGAGCGACGTCTTGCCGCGCGCCAGTGAACTGGGGGTGATCGGATGCCATGTCTGCGGGCTGGTGTGCAAGGACATCGGCGTGGATGGCGCGCATTGCCCTCGCTGTCACAGTGCGCTGCACTACCGTAAGGCGGCGAGCTACTCGCGCACCTGGGCCCTGCTGATTGCCGCTTTTGTGCTTTACATCCCGGCCAACGTGCTGCCGATCATGCGCACCGTGAGCTTGGGCGACGTGGACGACAACACGATTCTCAGTGGCGTGGTCGAGCTTTGGGTCAAGGGATCCCCGGACCTGGCGATCATCGTGTTCACTGCGAGCATCATGGTGCCGATGCTCAAGTTTTTCGCGCTGGTGACGTTGTTGTGGAGTTCGCACCGCAGCAGCACCTGGGCACGGCAGCAGCGGTCCAAGCTGTATCGTCTGGTGGAGTTGATCGGTTACTGGTCGATGCTGGATGTTTTCGTCGTGGCCCTGCTCACCGCGCTGGTGCAGTTCGGCCTGCTCAGCCGGGTGGAGCCGTTGCCGGGCGTGATTTTCTTCGGGCTGACCGTGGTGCTGACCATGTTCGCCTCCATGAGTTTTGACCCCCGGTTGATCTGGGATGGCAGGGAATCCGATGACCGATGA
- a CDS encoding paraquat-inducible protein A yields METSPPLLICEHCDTVYRRRELGCGEVARCVRCAAVLDRYHRLGPGAMFALVVTAMVVFIQANIWPIVTLGFNGQLISTTLWGMIVMMWHQDAQVVAVLTAATLFFFPMCKMMLLGWVLFFARNGKRAPGFRWAMVTLYRVGPWTMSEVFVLGALVAIVKAHTYFDVIPDPGIFAYGALTLLITIFAGIDTRRLWDATEEQSA; encoded by the coding sequence ATGGAAACGTCCCCGCCACTGCTGATCTGTGAGCACTGCGATACGGTCTATCGCCGCCGCGAGCTCGGTTGCGGTGAGGTTGCGCGCTGCGTGCGCTGTGCGGCGGTACTCGATCGCTACCATCGGCTGGGTCCGGGCGCGATGTTTGCGCTGGTGGTTACCGCCATGGTCGTCTTCATCCAGGCCAATATCTGGCCCATCGTCACCCTCGGGTTCAATGGCCAGCTGATCAGTACCACGCTGTGGGGCATGATCGTGATGATGTGGCACCAAGATGCGCAGGTCGTTGCCGTGCTCACGGCCGCGACGCTGTTCTTCTTTCCGATGTGCAAGATGATGTTGCTGGGCTGGGTGCTTTTCTTTGCGCGCAACGGCAAGCGGGCGCCCGGGTTCCGGTGGGCGATGGTGACACTTTACCGCGTCGGGCCCTGGACGATGAGCGAGGTGTTCGTGCTCGGCGCGCTGGTGGCGATCGTCAAGGCGCATACCTATTTCGACGTGATCCCCGACCCGGGCATCTTTGCCTACGGGGCGCTGACGCTCCTGATCACGATTTTTGCCGGCATTGACACGCGACGCCTGTGGGATGCCACCGAGGAGCAGTCCGCATGA
- a CDS encoding DUF4442 domain-containing protein codes for MSPTTFRRLMNLWPPFLFNSIRVTDMSDDWSDCKVVLRLRPWNRNYVRSQFGGNLFAMTDPFWMLLVMHQLGKDYYVWDKAGAIEFVAPGKEDVYAHFKLEPAVIDELRAAAANGEKVLRWFDTDITTASGQVVAKVRKQIYVRLKPKAREAAASAA; via the coding sequence ATGAGCCCCACCACCTTCCGCCGCCTGATGAACCTGTGGCCGCCGTTCCTGTTCAACAGCATCCGCGTCACGGACATGTCGGACGACTGGAGCGACTGCAAGGTGGTGCTTCGCCTTCGTCCATGGAACCGCAATTACGTTCGCAGTCAGTTCGGCGGCAACCTCTTCGCGATGACCGATCCGTTCTGGATGCTGCTGGTGATGCACCAGCTGGGCAAGGATTACTACGTTTGGGACAAGGCCGGCGCCATCGAATTCGTAGCGCCGGGCAAGGAGGACGTTTACGCGCACTTCAAGCTGGAACCGGCGGTGATCGATGAGTTGCGTGCGGCCGCCGCGAACGGCGAGAAGGTACTGCGCTGGTTCGACACCGACATCACCACGGCCAGCGGCCAGGTGGTTGCCAAAGTACGCAAGCAGATCTATGTGCGGCTCAAGCCGAAGGCCCGCGAAGCTGCCGCATCGGCGGCCTGA
- the trxA gene encoding thioredoxin has product MTAATTDHVFDVNESNFEAEVLQASLTTPILVDFWAEWCGPCKTLGPMLEKLAAEFNGAFRMAKIDVDKNQQLAAMFGIRSIPTVVLVKDGQIADGFAGALPEGQLREFLLRHVQPGEGGAAVEEAPVVVETPEEAINRIQQQIAAEPDQPELKLDLALALMQAGQADAAEAELTSLPANLATDARAIRLRSQLDLARALVGAPSLGDLQQRIQADGADWEARDLLGVRLLLEGDAPAGLDQFLAILERARDWNDGAARKRLLAAFNTLDDADMVGRYRRRMASLLF; this is encoded by the coding sequence GTGACCGCAGCCACCACCGACCATGTCTTCGACGTCAACGAAAGCAACTTCGAAGCCGAGGTGCTGCAAGCCTCGCTGACCACCCCGATCCTGGTCGACTTCTGGGCCGAATGGTGCGGCCCCTGCAAAACCCTGGGTCCCATGCTGGAAAAGCTGGCCGCCGAATTCAACGGCGCCTTCCGCATGGCCAAGATCGATGTCGACAAGAACCAGCAACTGGCCGCCATGTTCGGCATCCGCAGCATCCCGACCGTGGTGCTGGTAAAGGACGGCCAGATCGCCGACGGTTTTGCCGGCGCCCTGCCCGAGGGCCAGCTACGCGAATTCCTACTTCGCCATGTGCAGCCGGGTGAAGGTGGTGCGGCAGTCGAAGAAGCCCCGGTTGTGGTGGAGACGCCCGAGGAGGCGATCAACCGCATCCAGCAGCAGATCGCCGCCGAACCGGACCAGCCCGAACTCAAGCTGGACCTTGCCCTGGCCCTGATGCAGGCCGGCCAGGCCGATGCAGCCGAAGCCGAGCTCACCAGCCTGCCAGCCAATCTCGCCACCGATGCCCGCGCGATTCGCCTGCGCAGCCAGCTCGACCTGGCCCGCGCGCTGGTGGGCGCGCCCTCACTGGGCGATCTCCAGCAGCGCATCCAGGCCGACGGCGCCGATTGGGAAGCACGCGACCTGCTGGGTGTGCGCCTCCTCCTCGAAGGCGACGCCCCGGCCGGCCTCGACCAGTTCCTGGCCATCCTGGAGCGCGCCCGCGACTGGAACGACGGCGCCGCCCGCAAACGGCTGCTGGCAGCCTTCAATACCCTGGACGACGCGGACATGGTCGGTCGCTACCGCCGTCGGATGGCCTCGCTGCTGTTCTGA